GGAAAAGAGAGTAGAAGTGAAACAACTGTTACGGTTAAAGATGGAAGTTTAACAGAATCTGAACCAAATAATCGTCCAGAGGAAGCAAATCGTATCGGACTAAACACTACTATAAAAGGTAGCCTTATCGGCGGGGATCACACCGATGTTTATACATTTAATGTAGCATCAGCGAAAGATATCGATATTTCTGTTTTAAATGAGTATGGAATTGGGATGACGTGGGTACTTCACCATGAATCAGATATGCAAAATTATGCTGCTTACGGTCAAGCTAATGGAAATCATATAGAAGCAAAATTAAATGCAAAACCAGGTAAGTATTACTTGTATGTATATAAATATGATAATGGCGATGGAACGTACTCATTATCACTAAAATAAGTACTCTTCCAATGTATGTTTAACTTTACTTTTTGTGGAAAATAGTATATTATATAGATATACAATATATCGGTTATTTACTAGGAGGAGCCTGTCACAATGGGTTTCTCCTGTTCTTTTTTAGAGACCTGTCTTACAGGTTTTTCTTTAAAAATTAAATAACTGAAAATTAAGATTAATAATCTTTGAAAGAGGTGAGGCATACACATAACAAAAAAGGGATTGTTTAAGAAAGGGGGATAAAAATGATGTTGTTCGGTTATCCACTTGAAACAATTTATTTATACGGATTTATAATTGCAACTATACTTACTGTTATTTATATCTTTTTTGGAGATATTTTTGAATCAATATTTAGTGTTGGGGGCGGATCTGTATCCGTTGTAACGTTGCTACTTAGTTTTTTCGCCATGTTATGTGGACTTAGTTATATAGGAGAATATTTATACTCCTATAACAGTCTCGTTATTTTCGGGGCCTCATTTGCTATATCTTTTATCGGTGTTTTCATAATGAAAATACTAATTTTAAAACCAATTGCAGAAGCAGAACAAAATACTGTCCAACGCATGGATGAATTTATAGGATGCAAGGGAGAAGTCATTACTACAATCCCTAGAGAAGGATTTGGAGAAGTGTTAATCTCCTCTCAATTTGGAAGTAATGCAATACCAGCGAAAACAATTGGAAAGAAAGATATTTCACAAGGAACCGAGGTCATTATTGAGGGAGTTCAAGATGGTGTTTTACTTGTACAAAACATCGCTTATTCTTTAAAAAAACCAAAATTATAAGGGGGAATTTACATGACGATTCCATTAATTATCGGTGGAGTTTTACTCGCAATTTTAATTCTACTTATTTTAGTATTCATTACGAAGTATCGAACAGTTGGCCCGGATGAAGCATTAATTGTGACAGGGAACTGGCTTGGTGGTGGAAAGAATGTTGTTACTACTGATGACGGAAAGAAGATTAAGATTAT
This genomic interval from Bacillus cereus contains the following:
- a CDS encoding NfeD family protein, with product MMLFGYPLETIYLYGFIIATILTVIYIFFGDIFESIFSVGGGSVSVVTLLLSFFAMLCGLSYIGEYLYSYNSLVIFGASFAISFIGVFIMKILILKPIAEAEQNTVQRMDEFIGCKGEVITTIPREGFGEVLISSQFGSNAIPAKTIGKKDISQGTEVIIEGVQDGVLLVQNIAYSLKKPKL